One genomic region from Candidatus Equadaptatus faecalis encodes:
- a CDS encoding AzlD domain-containing protein, with translation MSRPVLVTLLLIFVTVPYRVLPMLFIGGRKFPPFVNSLFYYIPFAVLSALVVPDVLSATGNAHIALCGAIAAFAVSCFTDNSFYAMLLSVIAAYAAFWLGL, from the coding sequence ATGTCCCGTCCTGTGCTTGTCACCCTGCTGCTCATTTTTGTCACGGTGCCCTACCGCGTGCTTCCCATGCTGTTTATCGGCGGCAGGAAATTCCCGCCGTTCGTAAATTCCCTTTTCTACTACATTCCTTTTGCGGTTTTGAGCGCCTTGGTTGTTCCTGACGTTTTAAGCGCGACAGGAAACGCGCACATCGCTCTTTGCGGGGCAATAGCGGCGTTTGCCGTCAGCTGTTTCACGGACAACTCGTTCTATGCAATGCTGCTGTCGGTAATAGCGGCGTACGCGGCGTTTTGGCTGGGATTGTAA
- a CDS encoding AzlC family ABC transporter permease, with amino-acid sequence MYDKIRQKEFLRGLKMGSPICTAYFICSTALGLLMNKAGFSVWEGLLMSMLILAGAGEFAAVTLYLAGASNFEIVLTNAILNARYFLQCSTVSRRLGTGCPAWWRALIGFTTADEAFSIATIGEPGKIPYCYMTGLNAIAYPGWQLGTVTGILLGKHGVGFISSELQASMSLALYGMFIGLLVPAAKKARPVLFTVLTSAGINTIIRILPATKNINMGWSILISTIIASCSASALWPHTETEDNN; translated from the coding sequence ATCAGGCAGAAAGAGTTTTTGCGCGGTTTAAAAATGGGCTCTCCCATTTGTACCGCATATTTCATTTGCAGCACAGCTCTCGGGCTGCTGATGAACAAAGCAGGCTTTTCCGTGTGGGAAGGGCTGCTTATGTCAATGCTGATTCTCGCCGGTGCGGGAGAATTTGCCGCTGTTACCCTCTACCTTGCCGGAGCCTCGAATTTTGAAATAGTGCTTACAAACGCAATCCTCAACGCCCGCTATTTTCTGCAGTGTTCAACGGTTTCAAGACGGCTTGGAACGGGCTGCCCCGCGTGGTGGAGAGCGCTGATAGGCTTCACGACCGCCGACGAGGCATTCAGTATAGCAACCATAGGAGAACCTGGGAAAATCCCGTACTGCTATATGACAGGGCTTAACGCCATCGCCTACCCGGGCTGGCAGCTGGGCACCGTAACAGGTATTCTGCTCGGCAAACACGGCGTAGGTTTCATTTCCTCCGAGCTTCAGGCAAGCATGAGCCTTGCGCTTTACGGCATGTTCATAGGGCTTCTTGTTCCCGCGGCGAAAAAAGCGCGTCCGGTGCTTTTTACCGTCCTCACCTCGGCGGGCATAAACACGATTATCCGCATACTGCCTGCGACGAAGAACATCAACATGGGCTGGAGCATACTCATTTCCACCATTATCGCTTCCTGCAGCGCGTCTGCTCTGTGGCCGCACACTGAAACGGAGGACAACAACTAA